The Streptomyces pactum genome contains a region encoding:
- a CDS encoding chloride channel protein yields MPASCLVGLVGGAFRWSLERADRLRVAVLEAAAGFGGPGWLIPVALAAVGAAVACAIARRVPHAAGSGIQHVEAVWREEVGSGPRSLRLLPAKFFGGLIAMGSGLVLGREGPIVHMGAVIGSEAGRRCRLGAEDARLLHAALGGAGLAAAFTAPLGGLLFVCEELTRTVRPRLVLLTLLGTATAVACCGFVVGDAPVFPVSAVPVPPVWLLPVFLLFGAVAGALGAAYNGLVVGMLTVCDRLTRVPLVVRAAAIGAVIGVLMASGPLLAGGGDPLSERLLVGESPALAVLAVYIAVRFVAGPLSYAAATPGGLFAPLLALGALWGTFAHAVAAPLLPEQSAGPGAFVVAGMAALFAGVVRAPVTGVVLVVEMTGTLPLLIPLLVATFAATLTADRLGSEPIYDTLRRRMPAHP; encoded by the coding sequence GTGCCGGCAAGCTGTCTGGTGGGGCTGGTCGGCGGGGCGTTCCGGTGGTCTCTGGAGCGCGCCGACCGGCTGCGCGTCGCGGTACTGGAGGCCGCCGCCGGCTTCGGTGGCCCGGGATGGCTGATTCCGGTGGCGCTCGCGGCGGTGGGCGCGGCGGTGGCGTGCGCGATCGCGCGGCGGGTGCCACACGCGGCGGGCAGCGGGATCCAGCACGTGGAAGCGGTGTGGCGTGAGGAGGTTGGGTCCGGACCCCGTTCGCTGCGGCTGTTGCCGGCGAAGTTCTTCGGCGGTCTGATCGCCATGGGCTCGGGCCTGGTGCTCGGGCGGGAGGGCCCGATCGTGCACATGGGCGCCGTGATCGGGTCCGAGGCGGGCCGCCGTTGCCGACTGGGTGCCGAGGACGCCCGGCTGCTGCACGCCGCGCTCGGCGGTGCGGGCCTGGCCGCGGCGTTCACCGCCCCACTCGGCGGGCTGCTGTTCGTCTGCGAGGAGCTGACCCGCACGGTCCGGCCCCGCCTGGTGCTGCTCACTCTCCTCGGCACGGCCACCGCAGTCGCGTGCTGCGGGTTCGTCGTGGGCGACGCGCCGGTCTTCCCGGTATCCGCCGTACCGGTCCCGCCGGTGTGGCTGCTGCCCGTCTTCCTCCTGTTCGGCGCGGTGGCCGGGGCGCTGGGCGCTGCCTACAACGGCCTCGTCGTGGGGATGCTGACCGTGTGCGACCGGCTCACACGGGTGCCGCTCGTGGTCCGGGCGGCCGCCATCGGTGCCGTCATCGGTGTGCTGATGGCGTCCGGCCCGCTGCTGGCCGGGGGCGGCGATCCGCTGAGCGAGCGGCTTCTGGTGGGCGAGAGTCCCGCCTTGGCGGTGCTGGCGGTCTATATCGCCGTCCGGTTCGTGGCGGGGCCGTTGAGCTACGCGGCCGCGACCCCTGGCGGGCTGTTCGCTCCGCTTCTGGCCCTGGGCGCCCTGTGGGGGACCTTCGCGCACGCGGTCGCGGCGCCGCTGCTGCCGGAGCAGTCGGCCGGCCCGGGCGCGTTCGTGGTCGCGGGGATGGCCGCCTTGTTCGCCGGGGTCGTACGGGCGCCGGTCACGGGCGTCGTACTGGTCGTGGAGATGACCGGCACCCTCCCGCTCCTCATCCCGCTGCTCGTCGCCACTTTCGCCGCGACACTGACCGCGGACCGGCTGGGGAGCGAGCCCATCTACGACACTCTGCGGCGGCGGATGCCGGCACACCCCTGA
- a CDS encoding HAD domain-containing protein, which produces MTSASERPLLFLDVDGPLIPFGSSAGQKEVAAASSTTVDQGNPLLARLDPGIGARLTALGCRLVWATTWMEEANDVVAPRIGLPRLPVLEWPDADAGGTPRGLHWKTRPMVEWAAGRPFIWVDDEIGDMDRLWVDAGHPGPSLLHHVEPAKGLEDADFRALAGWVDAVAPR; this is translated from the coding sequence GTGACCAGCGCATCGGAGCGCCCTCTCCTCTTCCTCGACGTGGACGGCCCACTGATCCCGTTCGGGTCTTCGGCCGGTCAGAAGGAGGTCGCGGCCGCCTCCTCGACGACCGTCGATCAGGGGAACCCGCTGCTGGCCCGACTCGACCCCGGGATCGGGGCGCGCCTCACGGCTCTGGGCTGCCGGCTCGTCTGGGCGACGACGTGGATGGAAGAGGCGAACGATGTCGTCGCCCCGCGCATCGGCCTGCCGAGGCTTCCCGTGCTGGAGTGGCCGGACGCCGACGCGGGAGGGACCCCGCGGGGTCTCCACTGGAAGACTCGCCCCATGGTCGAGTGGGCCGCCGGCCGACCCTTCATCTGGGTCGACGACGAGATCGGCGACATGGACCGCCTTTGGGTCGACGCCGGCCACCCTGGGCCTTCACTGCTGCACCACGTCGAGCCGGCCAAGGGCCTCGAAGACGCCGACTTCCGCGCGCTCGCCGGATGGGTCGATGCCGTCGCGCCGAGATGA
- the ettA gene encoding energy-dependent translational throttle protein EttA — MAEYIYTMRKARKAHGDKVILDDVTLSFLPGAKIGVVGPNGAGKSTVLKIMAGLEQPSNGDAFLSPGYTVGILLQEPPLNEEKTVLENVQEGVAEVKGKLDRFNEIAEQMATDYSDALLEEMGKLQEELDHANAWDLDAQLEQAMDALGCPPGDWPVVNLSGGEKRRVALCKLLLEAPDLLLLDEPTNHLDAESVNWLEQHLAKYEGTVVAVTHDRYFLDNVAGWICEVDRGRLHGYEGNYSKYLETKQTRLKVEGQKDAKRAKRLKDELDWVRSNAKGRQAKSKARLARYEEMAAEADKMRKLDFEEIQIPPGPRLGNVVVEVNNLTKGFGEKVLIDDLSFTLPRNGIVGVIGPNGAGKTTLFKMIQGFEEPDSGSIKVGDTVKISYVDQSRENIDPKKTLWAVVSDEMDYINVGQVEMPSRAYVSAFGFKGPDQQKPAGVLSGGERNRLNLALTLKQGGNLLLLDEPTNDLDVETLGSLENALLEFPGCAVVVSHDRWFLDRVATHILAYEGDSKWFWFEGNFDSYEKNKVERLGPDAARPHRATYKKLTRG; from the coding sequence TTGGCTGAGTACATTTACACCATGCGCAAGGCGCGCAAGGCGCACGGCGACAAGGTGATCCTCGATGACGTCACCCTGAGCTTCCTGCCCGGCGCGAAGATCGGCGTGGTCGGACCGAACGGCGCTGGTAAGTCGACCGTTCTCAAGATCATGGCGGGGCTGGAGCAGCCGTCGAACGGCGACGCGTTCCTGTCGCCGGGCTACACCGTCGGCATCCTGCTGCAGGAGCCCCCGCTGAACGAGGAGAAGACCGTCCTGGAGAACGTCCAGGAGGGTGTCGCCGAGGTCAAGGGCAAGCTCGACCGGTTCAACGAGATCGCCGAGCAGATGGCGACCGACTACTCGGACGCCCTGCTCGAGGAGATGGGCAAGCTCCAGGAGGAGCTGGACCACGCCAACGCCTGGGACCTCGACGCCCAGCTCGAGCAGGCCATGGACGCGCTCGGGTGCCCGCCCGGCGACTGGCCCGTCGTGAACCTCTCCGGTGGTGAGAAGCGTCGCGTGGCGCTGTGCAAGCTGCTGCTGGAGGCGCCCGACCTGCTGCTGCTCGACGAGCCCACCAACCACCTCGACGCCGAGTCGGTGAACTGGCTGGAGCAGCACCTCGCCAAGTACGAGGGCACCGTCGTGGCCGTGACCCACGACCGGTACTTCCTGGACAACGTGGCGGGGTGGATCTGCGAGGTCGACCGCGGCCGGCTGCACGGCTACGAGGGCAACTACTCCAAGTACCTGGAGACCAAGCAGACCCGCCTCAAGGTCGAGGGCCAGAAGGACGCCAAGCGCGCCAAGCGGCTCAAGGACGAGCTCGACTGGGTGCGGTCCAACGCCAAGGGGCGGCAGGCCAAGTCCAAGGCGCGTCTCGCCCGGTACGAGGAGATGGCGGCCGAGGCCGACAAGATGCGGAAGCTGGACTTCGAGGAGATCCAGATCCCGCCGGGCCCGCGCCTGGGCAACGTCGTCGTCGAGGTCAACAACCTCACCAAGGGCTTCGGGGAGAAGGTGCTGATCGACGACCTGAGCTTCACGCTGCCGCGCAACGGCATCGTCGGTGTCATCGGGCCGAACGGCGCGGGCAAGACCACCCTCTTCAAGATGATCCAGGGCTTCGAGGAGCCGGACTCCGGTTCCATCAAGGTCGGCGACACCGTCAAGATCTCCTACGTCGACCAGAGCCGCGAGAACATCGACCCGAAGAAGACGCTCTGGGCGGTCGTCTCCGACGAGATGGACTACATCAACGTCGGCCAGGTCGAGATGCCCTCGCGGGCGTACGTCTCCGCCTTCGGCTTCAAGGGGCCGGACCAGCAGAAGCCGGCCGGGGTGCTCTCCGGCGGTGAGCGCAACCGCCTCAACCTCGCGCTCACCCTCAAGCAGGGCGGCAACCTGCTCCTCCTCGACGAGCCGACCAACGACCTCGACGTCGAAACCCTCGGCAGCCTCGAGAACGCCCTTCTCGAGTTCCCCGGGTGCGCCGTGGTGGTCTCCCACGACCGGTGGTTCCTGGACCGCGTCGCCACCCACATCCTCGCCTACGAGGGTGACTCCAAGTGGTTCTGGTTCGAGGGCAACTTCGACTCGTACGAGAAGAACAAGGTCGAGCGGCTCGGGCCGGACGCCGCGCGTCCGCACCGTGCCACGTACAAGAAGCTGACCCGGGGCTGA
- a CDS encoding acyl-CoA thioesterase: MRHIYRCPLRWADMDAYGHVNNVVFLRYLEEARIDFLFRPEKDFKQGSVVARHEIDYKRQLVHRHHPVDVELWVTEIRAASFTLTYEVKDGDEVYVRASTVIVPFDFETQRPRRITAEEREFLQEYTDDKEGAVAA, translated from the coding sequence TTGCGGCACATCTACCGCTGCCCACTGCGCTGGGCGGACATGGACGCGTACGGCCACGTCAACAACGTGGTCTTCCTCCGCTACCTGGAGGAGGCGCGTATCGACTTCCTGTTCCGCCCGGAGAAGGACTTCAAGCAGGGGTCCGTGGTGGCACGCCATGAGATCGACTACAAGCGGCAGCTCGTCCACCGGCACCACCCGGTCGACGTCGAGCTGTGGGTCACGGAGATAAGGGCCGCCTCCTTCACGCTCACCTACGAGGTCAAGGACGGCGACGAGGTCTACGTCCGCGCCTCGACGGTGATCGTGCCGTTCGACTTCGAGACGCAGAGGCCGCGCCGGATCACCGCGGAGGAGCGGGAGTTCCTCCAGGAGTACACGGACGACAAGGAGGGGGCCGTCGCCGCATGA
- a CDS encoding globin, producing MDDVNEIRRGTLQEQTFYEQVGGEETFRRLVHRFYQGVAQDPILRPMYPEEDLGPAEERFALFLMQYWGGPTTYSDNRGHPRLRMRHAPFVVDRAAHDAWLKHMRVALDELGLSEEHEQTLWKYLTYAAASMVNTPD from the coding sequence ATGGACGACGTGAATGAGATTCGGCGCGGCACGCTTCAGGAGCAGACCTTCTACGAGCAGGTCGGTGGGGAGGAGACCTTCCGCCGGCTCGTCCACCGTTTCTACCAGGGGGTCGCTCAGGACCCGATCCTGCGGCCGATGTATCCGGAGGAGGACCTGGGCCCGGCCGAGGAGCGTTTCGCGCTCTTCCTGATGCAGTACTGGGGCGGCCCGACGACGTACAGCGACAACCGCGGCCACCCGCGGCTGCGGATGCGCCACGCGCCCTTCGTCGTCGACCGGGCGGCGCACGACGCCTGGCTGAAGCACATGCGGGTCGCCCTCGACGAGCTGGGGCTCTCCGAGGAGCACGAGCAGACGCTGTGGAAGTACCTGACGTACGCCGCGGCCTCGATGGTCAACACCCCTGACTGA
- a CDS encoding methyltransferase domain-containing protein, translating to MGGHRDLDGLAASARAELVREIELSGAWAADPVWREAFATVPRHLFVPYYYVGVLGGYERRWGEHPDRHARERWVHGAYADAPLATRLRDGELVSSSSQPSLMAMMLVELGVREGDRVLEIGAGTGYNAALLAHRLGDDDLVTTVDLDPEITESARSHLATAGYHPVVVTGDGARGVPERAPYDRILATCTLPSIPRAWLAQCRPGGRILTPLATGLVVLTVHGAGHAEGRFLHTPAYFVPLRGAERHEPETPGLGGVPRRAREDDLFRFLLALGRGSLDPQEAYALWDREDAPRRERYGITVRGERAWAWLDDPEGPYAWPFT from the coding sequence ATGGGCGGGCACCGGGATCTGGACGGCCTCGCCGCCTCCGCGCGGGCGGAGCTGGTGCGGGAGATCGAGCTGAGCGGAGCCTGGGCGGCCGACCCGGTGTGGCGGGAGGCCTTCGCCACGGTCCCGCGCCACCTCTTCGTCCCCTACTACTACGTCGGCGTCCTGGGCGGCTACGAACGCCGGTGGGGTGAGCACCCCGACCGGCACGCCCGCGAGCGCTGGGTGCACGGAGCCTACGCCGACGCCCCGCTGGCCACCCGGCTGCGCGACGGCGAGCTGGTCTCCTCCAGCAGCCAGCCGTCGCTGATGGCGATGATGCTGGTGGAGCTGGGCGTGAGAGAGGGCGACCGGGTCCTGGAGATCGGCGCCGGCACCGGCTACAACGCCGCCCTGCTCGCCCACCGGCTCGGCGACGACGACCTGGTCACCACGGTCGACCTGGACCCCGAGATCACCGAGTCGGCCCGCAGTCACCTGGCCACCGCCGGGTACCACCCGGTCGTCGTCACGGGCGACGGAGCCCGGGGGGTGCCCGAACGCGCCCCCTACGACCGGATCCTCGCCACCTGCACGCTGCCCTCGATCCCGCGCGCCTGGCTCGCCCAGTGCCGCCCGGGCGGCAGGATCCTGACGCCGCTCGCCACCGGCCTGGTCGTCCTCACCGTGCACGGCGCCGGGCACGCCGAGGGGCGTTTCCTGCACACCCCCGCGTACTTCGTGCCGCTGCGCGGCGCGGAACGGCACGAGCCGGAGACACCGGGCCTGGGCGGGGTGCCGCGCCGCGCCCGGGAGGACGACCTGTTCCGCTTTCTGCTGGCGCTCGGCCGGGGGAGCCTCGACCCGCAGGAGGCGTACGCCCTGTGGGACCGCGAGGACGCGCCGCGGCGCGAGCGCTACGGCATCACCGTCCGCGGCGAACGGGCCTGGGCGTGGCTGGACGACCCGGAGGGCCCGTACGCCTGGCCCTTCACCTGA
- a CDS encoding FHA domain-containing protein — MPTCPNGHQSGSDDWCEVCGHRMAGAVPPPPPPPPPGGGYGFPPPGGPGGPGGPGGGPGGPGRPGAEPQLCPQCRTPREGGAPFCEECRWNFLTNTATSYTPAAPRPPASGGPAPHFQQPPAGPSYGGGDSYDYQGSRPSQMNRPAEPIPPGPPFGGDPSRPGGAGSGPGGPGGPGGGPGGPGGPNGPSGPFNPGGPGSGPGGPGGGPGGPGGGPGGPGGGPGGPGGGPGGPHGPAGPFNSGGPGGPPPPPNFGADPSRPVPPPPGPGGPGGAPQGYQQSGPPAPPAFPQETNRPQQGGPSFGGGDDDWVLSPPSSTGQGGPGGPGPAQGSGYGYPQPGATQAPPPPPGGGYGFPQQPQQPQRPQQPTTWSVTIGPDRDYFMAMMQRSGPEAAGLNLPAYSPEQQRTLTGNQITIGRRRHSTGDTPDIDLAVPPEDPGVSHQHAVLVQQPDGSWAVVDQNSTNGTTVNGGDEPIQPFVPVPLQDGDRVHVGAWTTITIRRG; from the coding sequence ATGCCGACCTGCCCGAACGGACACCAGTCGGGTTCCGACGACTGGTGCGAGGTCTGCGGTCACCGCATGGCCGGTGCCGTCCCGCCCCCTCCCCCGCCTCCGCCCCCGGGCGGCGGCTACGGCTTCCCGCCGCCCGGTGGACCGGGCGGTCCCGGTGGACCGGGCGGCGGTCCCGGTGGCCCCGGCCGTCCCGGTGCCGAACCGCAGTTGTGCCCGCAGTGCCGCACGCCGCGTGAGGGCGGGGCGCCGTTCTGCGAGGAGTGCCGGTGGAACTTCCTCACCAACACCGCCACCTCGTACACCCCGGCCGCCCCGCGCCCGCCGGCGTCCGGTGGCCCGGCACCGCACTTCCAGCAGCCGCCGGCGGGTCCGTCGTACGGCGGCGGCGACTCGTACGACTACCAGGGCTCGCGCCCGTCCCAGATGAACCGTCCCGCCGAGCCGATCCCGCCGGGCCCGCCCTTCGGCGGCGACCCGTCGAGGCCGGGCGGTGCGGGTAGTGGTCCGGGCGGTCCCGGTGGTCCGGGGGGCGGTCCGGGGGGCCCGGGCGGTCCCAATGGGCCTTCTGGTCCCTTCAACCCCGGTGGTCCGGGCAGTGGTCCCGGCGGTCCGGGCGGCGGTCCCGGCGGCCCGGGCGGCGGTCCCGGCGGCCCGGGCGGCGGTCCCGGCGGTCCGGGCGGCGGTCCCGGCGGTCCGCATGGACCCGCCGGCCCCTTCAACTCCGGTGGTCCCGGCGGTCCGCCGCCACCGCCCAACTTCGGTGCCGACCCGTCGCGGCCGGTTCCGCCGCCGCCCGGGCCCGGTGGACCCGGGGGTGCCCCGCAGGGCTACCAGCAGTCCGGTCCGCCGGCCCCGCCCGCCTTCCCGCAGGAGACCAACCGCCCGCAGCAGGGCGGCCCGTCCTTCGGCGGCGGTGACGACGACTGGGTGCTCTCCCCGCCGTCGTCCACCGGACAGGGCGGACCCGGCGGCCCCGGCCCGGCCCAGGGCAGCGGCTACGGCTACCCGCAGCCCGGCGCCACCCAGGCCCCGCCGCCCCCGCCCGGCGGCGGCTACGGGTTCCCGCAGCAACCACAGCAGCCGCAGCGGCCCCAGCAGCCGACGACCTGGTCGGTGACCATCGGCCCGGACCGCGACTACTTCATGGCGATGATGCAGCGTTCCGGCCCCGAGGCCGCGGGTCTGAACCTGCCCGCGTACTCGCCCGAGCAGCAGCGCACGCTCACCGGCAACCAGATCACCATCGGGCGCCGCCGGCACTCCACCGGCGACACCCCGGACATCGACCTGGCGGTGCCGCCGGAGGACCCGGGCGTCTCGCACCAGCACGCGGTGCTGGTGCAGCAGCCGGACGGGAGCTGGGCCGTCGTCGACCAGAACTCGACGAACGGGACGACGGTCAACGGCGGCGACGAGCCGATCCAGCCCTTCGTGCCGGTGCCGCTCCAGGACGGCGACCGAGTGCACGTCGGCGCCTGGACGACGATCACGATCCGCCGGGGCTAG
- a CDS encoding vWA domain-containing protein, which yields MANFSKSNVPQFSVDVYQNEYLPEGGREVNAIVTVTATGGGTIGSAVAAPHLYSPGQGPSAAVAVLVDCSGSMDYPPTKMRNARDATAAAIDTLRDGVRFAVVGGTHVAKEVYPGDGRLAVADATTREQAKQALRRLSAGGGTAIGTWLRLADRLLSTADVAIRHGILLTDGRNEHESPEDLKAALDSCAGRFTCDARGVGTDWEVKEVTGIASALLGTADIVADPAGLAADFTRMMETAMGKEVADVGLRLWTPVGTTVKFVKQVAPTVEELTGRRTEAGPRAGDYPTGSWGDESRDYHVCVEVPAAGLGQEMLAARVSLVIPEPGGTSRSSEAESGGGSVRNLGAQGLVRAVWTDDMAASTSINPQVAHYTGQAELAQVIQQGLDLRKAGDIDGATAKLGRAVQLAGASGNADTAKLLAKVVDVVDAAEGTVRLKAKVEEADEMTLETRSTKTVRVKK from the coding sequence ATGGCCAATTTCTCGAAGTCGAACGTGCCGCAGTTCTCGGTGGACGTCTACCAGAACGAGTACCTGCCCGAGGGCGGCCGCGAGGTCAACGCCATCGTGACGGTCACCGCGACCGGCGGCGGCACGATCGGGAGCGCGGTCGCCGCGCCCCACCTGTACTCGCCGGGCCAGGGTCCGTCCGCGGCCGTGGCCGTCCTGGTCGACTGCTCGGGCTCGATGGACTACCCGCCCACCAAGATGCGCAACGCCCGCGACGCGACGGCCGCCGCGATCGACACCCTGCGCGACGGCGTGCGCTTCGCGGTGGTCGGCGGCACGCACGTGGCCAAGGAGGTCTACCCGGGCGACGGCCGGCTCGCGGTCGCCGACGCCACCACCCGGGAGCAGGCCAAGCAGGCGCTGCGCAGGCTGAGCGCGGGGGGCGGCACCGCCATCGGCACCTGGCTGCGACTGGCCGACCGGCTGCTGTCCACCGCGGACGTCGCCATCCGGCACGGCATCCTGCTCACCGACGGCCGCAACGAGCACGAGTCGCCGGAGGATCTGAAGGCGGCGCTCGACTCCTGCGCCGGGCGGTTCACCTGCGACGCCCGCGGCGTGGGCACCGACTGGGAAGTGAAAGAAGTCACAGGGATCGCCTCCGCCCTGCTCGGCACCGCCGACATCGTCGCCGACCCGGCCGGCCTCGCCGCCGACTTCACGCGGATGATGGAGACGGCCATGGGCAAGGAGGTCGCGGACGTCGGCCTGCGCCTGTGGACCCCCGTCGGCACCACCGTGAAGTTCGTCAAGCAGGTCGCTCCCACGGTCGAGGAGCTGACCGGCCGCCGCACCGAGGCGGGCCCGCGCGCCGGGGACTACCCCACCGGTTCCTGGGGCGACGAGTCCCGTGACTACCACGTCTGCGTGGAGGTACCGGCCGCCGGCCTCGGCCAGGAGATGCTGGCCGCCCGCGTCTCCCTGGTCATTCCGGAGCCTGGGGGCACCTCCCGCTCGAGCGAAGCCGAGAGTGGCGGAGGCAGCGTCCGAAACCTCGGCGCGCAGGGTCTCGTACGGGCCGTGTGGACGGACGACATGGCCGCTTCCACGTCGATCAACCCGCAAGTGGCCCACTACACCGGGCAGGCCGAACTGGCACAGGTCATCCAACAGGGGCTGGATCTGCGCAAAGCGGGAGACATCGACGGAGCAACGGCCAAACTGGGCCGTGCGGTTCAGCTCGCCGGGGCCTCCGGAAACGCGGATACCGCGAAACTGCTTGCGAAGGTGGTGGACGTCGTCGACGCGGCGGAAGGTACTGTGCGACTGAAAGCGAAGGTCGAGGAGGCCGACGAGATGACTCTCGAGACCCGGTCGACGAAGACTGTTCGTGTGAAGAAGTGA